A genomic region of Lodderomyces elongisporus chromosome 5, complete sequence contains the following coding sequences:
- the RRI1 gene encoding COP9 signalosome catalytic subunit rri1 (BUSCO:EOG09263RDD; MEROPS:MER0022069) yields MTGYDKLINALSIQNDSDYNTLTGNNKIDKQATTTTTTRTTTTPASTIGEEKSKSGDPRFSTTDGFQPINSDLYSLPPISPTMAAQKPWKTDAKYFSKCKISSLALLKMCVHAQRGGSIEVMGMLVGKVVDRTIVVMDTYRLPVEGTETRVNAQGEAYEYMVQYLDLNKKAGEGNSTEQGQGQRRKKRDENIVGWYHSHPGYGCWLSGIDVSTQALNQNFQDPYLAIVVDPVKTLKSGKVDIGAFRTLPDGYMENVSGTTGLGSASTSAVSKSSKLQRLPKSKRAEFGSHANQYYSLDVEIFESPYDHEMLQLLANDDNAAWMKLISVDIKPEIKAFNTGDLKFLNYLSNFQVVDDGTSQDEEIVDIIKKLENHAKNKNRGLIANNVLKQVGSDFENIMYRKLLQGDSKEKEGIRTRRVRTYEEAEREDHDDDDDDDENDELMDESNLDKGDREGKELGRNIGSDDDYDYDDDDDDDDDDDDDDDNDENAKTQDSAQTENEDDADNGVDYDNRSGGNDEYMSDEDESRAKTPRYRSLGRRGLVNSRRYPSSRSPSRLTREMKLNRETPLSSTLAPDRYLYERLARPGNEFMPLDPSLVPNSRFSQFLGDVRSRGRRLLHHQYSAREGPIFERVTGMEVDGASRYTEEPSYGLSMPPTSTTASASITGSGTPYASLRGYHNSAANSTTAAAAAAAANTNTTTTTTTDSMKRNYGLLLPVQNLAAKCMCELVNIEAQEKLLEQV; encoded by the coding sequence ATGACAGGATACGACAAGTTGATAAATGCTTTGAGCATACAGAATGACTCCGATTACAACACATTGACTGGAAATAACAAAATCGACAAacaagcaacaacaacaacaacaacgagaacgacaacaacgccagcatcaacaatagGGGAGGAAAAATCCAAGTCGGGTGACCCACGCTTTTCAACTACAGATGGTTTTCAACCCATTAATTCTGATTTGTACTCTCTTCCACCAATTAGTCCTACAATGGCTGCACAAAAGCCATGGAAAACCGATGCAAAGTATTTCAGCAAATGCAAGATTTCATCACTTGCCCTACTCAAAATGTGCGTTCATGCGCAAAGAGGAGGGTCAATTGAGGTAATGGGGATGTTGGTAGGTAAAGTAGTTGATAGAACCATTGTGGTAATGGACACTTATCGACTACCCGTGGAAGGAACTGAGACCAGAGTCAACGCGCAAGGAGAAGCTTACGAATATATGGTGCAATACTTGgatttaaataaaaaagcaGGCGAGGGAAATTCAACAGAACAGGGACAGGGACAGAGACGGAAGAAGAGAGATGAAAACATTGTTGGATGGTACCATTCACACCCTGGGTATGGGTGCTGGCTTAGTGGGATAGATGTGAGTACACAAGCGTTAAACCAGAATTTCCAAGACCCATACTTGGCGATAGTTGTTGATCCTGTAAAGACCTTAAAACTGGGAAAGGTTGATATTGGTGCATTCCGTACATTGCCAGATGGCTATATGGAGAATGTATCAGGAACTACAGGTTTGGGTTCAGCATCAACTTCAGCTGTGTCAAAGTCATCAAAGTTACAAAGATTGCCCAAATCTAAGCGTGCTGAATTTGGAAGTCACGCAAATCAGTACTACTCGTTAGACGTGGAGATATTTGAGAGCCCATACGATCATGAAATGTTGCAGCTATTGGCAAACGATGATAATGCTGCATGGATGAAGTTAATTTCAGTTGATATAAAACCCGAGATAAAAGCTTTCAATACAGGAGATCTCAAATTTCTAAACTACTTGAGCAATTTCcaagttgttgatgatggaaCAAGCCAAGACGAagaaattgttgatatCATCAAAAAGCTTGAAAACCatgcaaaaaataaaaatagaggCTTAATAGCTAACAATGTGTTGAAACAAGTGGGGTCAGATTTTGAGAATATAATGTACAGAAAATTACTTCAAGGGGATtctaaagaaaaagaagggatTCGCACGCGCAGAGTACGAACTTATGAAGAGGCAGAACGAGAAGAtcatgatgatgatgatgatgatgatgaaaacgATGAGTTGATGGATGAAAGTAATTTAGACAAAGGTGACCGcgaaggaaaagaattgGGTCGAAATATTGGTTCAGACGATGATTATgattatgatgatgatgatgatgatgatgatgatgatgatgatgatgacgataatgatgaaaatgcaaaaacTCAAGATTCAGCTCAAACCGAAAATGAGGATGACGCCGATAATGGCGTTGACTATGACAATCGTTCTGGTGGTAACGACGAGTACATGAGCGACGAGGATGAAAGTCGTGCGAAAACCCCTAGATACCGTAGCCTTGGAAGACGTGGTTTGGTAAATTCGAGGAGATATCCTAGTTCCAGATCGCCACTGCGCTTAACCAgagaaatgaaattgaatagAGAAACCCCCTTATCATCAACCTTGGCACCTGACAGATATCTATATGAACGTTTAGCCCGGCCAGGAAACGAATTCATGCCATTGGATCCATCACTAGTTCCCAATTCACGATTCTCACAATTCTTAGGTGATGTGAGATCACGTGGAAGACGGTTGTTGCATCATCAGTATCTGGCTCGAGAAGGCCCTATTTTTGAAAGAGTAACAGGTATGGAAGTTGATGGTGCATCAAGATACACCGAGGAGCCTCTGTACGGGTTGTCAATGCCACCTACATCcacaacagcatcagcatcgATTACTGGATCTGGTACACCTTATGCTTCATTACGAGGTTATCACAACTCGGCTGCTAATTctactactgctgctgctgctgctgctgccgctaatactaatactactaccactactacaacAGATctgatgaaaagaaattatgGTTTACTTCTCCCAGTGCAAAATTTAGCTGCTAAGTGCATGTGCGAGTTAGTCAATATTGAAGCACAAGAAAAGTTATTGGAACAGGTATAA